The following proteins are encoded in a genomic region of bacterium:
- a CDS encoding alpha-amylase family protein encodes MKIKKVSKSPITCSGPELVASRFRQIHLDFHTSELIPDVGAKFDADTFGNILDEARVNWITLFAKCHHGMSYYPTQAGTIHPSLKFDLLGEQIETCRQRGIVTPAYLSVRVDEHHAKVNHDWIGHLKDGKYWKWGETLAPGWYNHCMNNPAYVDELEAQAVEVLKWYDVEGLFFDMCYNPDPGCYCPRCYDSMKRRGLDFTSDEDHRKHEFLITREYTQRLTKAIRKVKKNATIFFNGRMRPGIAEELDVFTHIEIEALPTGGWGYAFFPIHARYGRVLPRPLQGMTARFHKSWADFGGVKTVDQMMFETGTILSAGAVMNVGDQCHPRGELDKGAYEVIGAAFKHVEKCEPWCVGAKAVAEIGVMMLPGAPEEAGKAVGAGHMAGIQEAVDGAGRMLLELKQQFNLIYPDTDLKDYKVVILPDSGMVEAPLQKALKVFIDQGGAVIASHQASLQDGKFLCPGLPVRYEGGNPSAPCYLDLGKTLGQGWPQSKFVFYEASTFVKPLKGALELGRLVSSYFNRSYDHFSSHNQTPYDQTTDYPVVVVKGRVAYISTEVFKAYRSHAYSLYKSIVARVLEQVFPQPLVKTHAPSAMEISVNRQAKPKRLVAHLVNFQPQRRHIAVEWIEELYPVRDIPLSVRVGKRPASVYLAPSGEALPFTMEGEYCWLVVPEVKAHLLVVFEGV; translated from the coding sequence ATGAAGATAAAAAAAGTATCAAAGAGTCCGATCACCTGTTCGGGGCCGGAATTGGTGGCCTCGCGATTCCGCCAGATCCATTTGGATTTCCATACTTCTGAACTGATCCCGGATGTAGGGGCTAAATTTGACGCAGATACCTTCGGAAACATACTGGACGAGGCACGGGTAAACTGGATTACCCTGTTCGCCAAGTGCCACCATGGGATGAGCTATTACCCGACCCAGGCCGGGACGATTCACCCGAGTCTGAAATTTGATCTATTGGGTGAGCAGATTGAGACGTGTCGCCAGCGTGGCATCGTGACCCCGGCTTACCTCAGTGTGCGGGTCGATGAACATCATGCGAAGGTGAACCACGACTGGATTGGTCATCTCAAGGATGGCAAGTACTGGAAATGGGGCGAGACCCTGGCGCCCGGCTGGTACAACCACTGTATGAACAATCCGGCCTACGTGGATGAACTGGAGGCCCAGGCCGTTGAGGTGCTGAAGTGGTACGACGTGGAAGGGCTGTTCTTCGACATGTGCTACAATCCGGATCCCGGCTGTTATTGTCCCCGGTGTTACGACAGCATGAAGCGGCGCGGACTGGACTTCACCAGCGACGAGGATCACCGGAAGCATGAATTCCTGATAACCCGCGAGTATACGCAGCGCCTGACCAAGGCGATCCGGAAGGTCAAGAAGAACGCCACCATCTTTTTCAATGGCCGCATGCGGCCCGGTATTGCCGAGGAACTCGATGTCTTTACGCACATCGAGATCGAGGCGTTGCCCACTGGTGGCTGGGGTTACGCCTTCTTCCCGATCCATGCCCGCTATGGCCGGGTCCTGCCGCGTCCGCTTCAGGGAATGACGGCCCGCTTCCACAAGAGCTGGGCCGATTTCGGAGGGGTAAAAACGGTTGATCAGATGATGTTTGAGACGGGCACCATCTTGTCTGCCGGGGCCGTGATGAATGTGGGCGACCAGTGCCACCCGCGTGGTGAACTGGACAAAGGTGCCTACGAGGTGATCGGCGCGGCTTTCAAGCATGTTGAAAAATGCGAACCCTGGTGTGTGGGGGCCAAGGCGGTGGCGGAGATCGGCGTGATGATGCTTCCCGGGGCCCCTGAGGAAGCCGGGAAGGCGGTTGGGGCGGGACACATGGCGGGCATTCAGGAAGCGGTGGACGGTGCCGGGCGGATGCTGCTGGAATTAAAGCAGCAGTTCAATCTGATCTATCCTGATACCGATTTGAAAGATTACAAGGTCGTGATCCTACCGGACAGCGGTATGGTCGAAGCCCCCCTGCAGAAAGCTCTGAAAGTTTTCATCGATCAGGGCGGCGCGGTCATTGCCTCTCACCAGGCCTCCTTGCAGGACGGCAAGTTCCTCTGTCCCGGTCTGCCGGTCCGATATGAGGGCGGGAACCCGAGCGCGCCCTGCTATCTGGATTTGGGCAAGACCCTGGGCCAGGGCTGGCCGCAAAGCAAATTCGTCTTTTACGAGGCAAGCACGTTCGTCAAACCGTTAAAAGGGGCGTTGGAGTTGGGCCGGCTGGTCAGCTCTTACTTCAACCGGAGCTATGATCATTTTTCCTCCCATAACCAGACTCCGTACGACCAAACCACGGATTATCCGGTAGTCGTCGTGAAGGGCCGGGTGGCGTATATTTCAACGGAGGTATTCAAGGCCTACAGGAGCCATGCTTACTCGCTCTACAAGAGCATCGTGGCGCGTGTGCTCGAACAGGTTTTCCCGCAACCTCTGGTGAAGACGCATGCCCCATCGGCCATGGAAATCTCTGTCAATCGTCAGGCGAAGCCGAAGCGGTTGGTGGCACATCTGGTTAACTTTCAACCCCAGCGGCGCCACATCGCGGTGGAGTGGATCGAGGAGCTTTACCCGGTGCGGGACATTCCCTTGTCCGTTCGGGTCGGCAAACGGCCGGCCTCTGTCTATCTAGCCCCGTCCGGTGAGGCCCTGCCCTTTACCATGGAGGGCGAGTACTGCTGGCTTGTAGTGCCCGAAGTGAAAGCGCACCTGCTAGTCGTGTTCGAAGGGGTGTAG
- a CDS encoding alpha-glucosidase/alpha-galactosidase yields MPVKIAVIGAGSIGFTRGLMRDILAVPEFRDAEFRFMDINALNLDMIAQLARRDIKANKLPAKIVTTTDRRKAIAGAEFVVNTTRIGGLEAFKLDVDIPLKYGVDQCVGDTLCAGGIMYGQRNIPQILAFCKDIREVAAPGCLFLNYANPNAMNTWAAIKYGGVPTLGLCHGVQGGHWQITEVIKLLVNGNKKPGSKGYVNITPKEVDIICAGINHQTWYTQVRYQGADWTGRLLEGFEKHPAFSKSEKVRIDMLKRFGYYTTESNGHVSEYVAWYRKRPAELHQWIDMGSWIDGETGGYLRVCTEGRNWFETDFPNWMKGKPEVFSPEKRGHEHCSYIIEGLKTGRVYRGHFNLTNNGCITNLPDDAIVEVPAYVDRNGISVPKVGDLPLGCAAICNASISVQRLAVEAAVHGDVNLLKQAVLMDPLSSAVCTPPEISQMVDEMLVAQARWLPQYKVAVPAAKARFASEAKLGLHSTEGAARLKTKTVEEMKQNAAAARRNAGAADKAMAQRKQAAQFTGKKR; encoded by the coding sequence ATGCCAGTTAAAATTGCGGTTATTGGGGCGGGGAGCATCGGGTTTACCCGGGGGTTGATGAGGGATATTCTTGCGGTTCCGGAATTCCGGGATGCCGAATTCAGGTTCATGGATATCAATGCCCTGAACTTGGATATGATTGCGCAGCTTGCCCGCCGGGATATCAAGGCCAACAAGTTGCCGGCTAAAATCGTCACAACGACCGATCGGCGTAAGGCCATCGCGGGCGCAGAGTTTGTGGTGAACACGACCCGGATTGGCGGGCTGGAGGCCTTTAAACTGGATGTCGATATTCCTCTCAAATACGGGGTCGATCAGTGCGTTGGCGACACGCTGTGTGCCGGCGGCATCATGTATGGGCAGCGCAATATCCCCCAGATTCTGGCGTTCTGCAAAGATATCCGCGAAGTAGCCGCCCCCGGTTGTCTGTTCTTGAATTACGCCAACCCGAATGCCATGAACACCTGGGCGGCGATCAAATATGGCGGCGTGCCGACATTGGGCTTATGTCACGGGGTGCAGGGTGGTCACTGGCAGATTACCGAAGTGATCAAGTTGTTGGTGAATGGCAATAAGAAGCCCGGTTCGAAAGGCTATGTCAATATCACCCCGAAGGAGGTGGATATCATCTGTGCCGGGATCAACCATCAGACGTGGTATACCCAGGTTCGTTATCAGGGTGCCGATTGGACTGGACGGTTGCTGGAGGGGTTTGAAAAGCATCCGGCCTTCAGTAAGTCGGAGAAAGTGCGCATCGATATGCTCAAGCGCTTCGGGTACTACACCACCGAATCCAACGGGCATGTTTCGGAATATGTCGCCTGGTATCGGAAACGCCCCGCGGAACTGCACCAGTGGATTGACATGGGGTCTTGGATTGATGGCGAGACGGGCGGCTACCTGCGGGTCTGCACCGAGGGCCGGAACTGGTTTGAGACGGACTTCCCCAACTGGATGAAGGGTAAGCCGGAGGTGTTCTCCCCTGAGAAACGGGGTCATGAGCACTGCAGTTACATCATTGAGGGACTGAAGACAGGGCGTGTCTACCGGGGGCACTTCAACCTCACCAATAATGGTTGTATCACCAACCTGCCGGACGACGCGATTGTGGAAGTGCCTGCTTATGTCGACCGGAACGGGATCAGTGTTCCCAAGGTCGGTGATCTGCCCCTGGGGTGCGCGGCCATATGCAATGCCTCCATCAGCGTGCAGCGGCTCGCGGTCGAAGCGGCAGTGCATGGCGACGTGAATCTGCTTAAGCAGGCCGTGTTGATGGATCCCCTGTCCTCGGCCGTGTGTACGCCACCTGAAATCTCCCAGATGGTTGATGAGATGCTGGTGGCGCAGGCCCGCTGGTTGCCGCAGTATAAGGTGGCGGTTCCGGCCGCCAAGGCCCGGTTCGCCTCGGAGGCAAAACTCGGCCTTCACAGCACGGAAGGGGCCGCGCGCCTCAAGACAAAGACGGTGGAAGAAATGAAGCAGAATGCTGCCGCTGCACGTCGTAATGCCGGGGCGGCCGATAAGGCCATGGCTCAGCGCAAGCAGGCGGCTCAGTTCACTGGGAAAAAGCGGTGA
- a CDS encoding D-lyxose/D-mannose family sugar isomerase, with translation MKRSEINDIMREGLTFLKKMNFLMPPFAHWSPSDWKRKGPECRDIIDQQLGWDITDFGSGDFKKVGLLLITIRNGKLSDLKKENGKSYAEKIMIVKENQLTPTHFHFHKMEDIINRGGGNLVIRLWNSTPGEKLAQSPVTVAMDGVRVKVKAGETITLKPGESVCLPQRLYHRFWGQPGKGMVLVGEVSRVNDDHVDNRFLDPAGRFPEIEEDVAPLHLLCKDYATYYRGFRHA, from the coding sequence ATGAAAAGATCTGAAATCAATGACATTATGCGCGAAGGACTGACGTTCTTGAAAAAAATGAACTTCCTGATGCCGCCGTTTGCCCATTGGTCTCCATCCGACTGGAAGCGCAAGGGCCCGGAATGCCGCGATATCATTGATCAGCAACTCGGCTGGGATATCACGGATTTTGGATCCGGTGATTTCAAGAAAGTGGGATTGCTGCTCATTACGATACGCAATGGGAAACTTTCTGATCTCAAAAAGGAAAACGGCAAGAGCTACGCCGAGAAAATCATGATCGTCAAAGAAAATCAGCTCACCCCGACCCATTTTCATTTTCACAAGATGGAAGACATCATCAACCGGGGTGGCGGCAACCTGGTCATCCGGCTGTGGAATTCCACGCCCGGCGAGAAACTGGCCCAATCACCTGTTACCGTGGCCATGGATGGGGTCCGGGTCAAGGTTAAGGCAGGCGAGACCATCACACTGAAACCGGGTGAATCCGTTTGTCTGCCCCAACGCCTTTATCACCGGTTTTGGGGTCAGCCTGGCAAGGGCATGGTCCTTGTCGGCGAAGTCAGTCGCGTCAATGATGACCATGTGGACAACCGATTCCTCGACCCTGCAGGCCGATTCCCGGAAATTGAAGAGGATGTGGCTCCTCTGCATCTGTTATGTAAAGACTACGCCACCTATTATCGTGGCTTTCGCCATGCGTGA
- a CDS encoding aminotransferase class I/II-fold pyridoxal phosphate-dependent enzyme, producing MANTVKPYVKYSTDELMEVIDVFNVSPKGLSDILAVLEREEKAPDAGNFFRYYNPRSKVDLFEKQVAAKVGVNHVLAVNSGTSALVAALVAAGVGPGDEVIIPAYTFFASASAVVVAKAIPVIVEIDETLTLDPVAVEKAITSRTKAILPVHMLGLPSKMNELKAIAKKHKLVIVEDTAQAFGGKYQGQYLGTIGDIGCISLDAYKVIGTGEGGLVLTNNEWMYTKAQSYHDAAACWRPDRFARERKPGELFCGENYRMPEMCAAVGIAQLKKLDWICNQTRSAWKQIRAEAKLPSCAKWVEANDEDGVCGYNLGILFENNDQATKAITAGIGLGGLAAGDTKGVRDWHVYWNWEHILEQKTATPEGCPFKCPHVGKLPAYKADMCPNTRDIMRRLATLAIAPTMTAETTAVLAAKLSADLKNLF from the coding sequence ATGGCAAATACAGTGAAACCTTATGTCAAGTACTCGACGGATGAATTAATGGAAGTGATCGATGTTTTCAATGTCAGCCCAAAAGGGCTTTCAGATATCCTGGCAGTGCTGGAGCGTGAGGAGAAGGCGCCGGACGCCGGCAATTTCTTCCGGTATTACAATCCCCGCAGCAAAGTGGACCTGTTCGAAAAACAGGTGGCTGCCAAGGTCGGGGTGAATCATGTGCTGGCTGTGAATTCCGGCACGAGCGCGCTGGTGGCGGCGCTGGTGGCCGCAGGCGTCGGGCCGGGTGATGAAGTGATCATTCCCGCCTATACGTTCTTTGCGTCAGCTTCTGCCGTCGTGGTGGCCAAGGCCATTCCGGTGATTGTGGAGATTGATGAGACGCTGACGTTGGATCCCGTGGCGGTGGAGAAGGCGATTACTTCCCGTACCAAGGCGATTCTTCCCGTTCATATGCTGGGGCTTCCCTCCAAGATGAATGAATTGAAGGCGATTGCCAAAAAGCACAAACTGGTCATTGTTGAGGACACTGCCCAGGCGTTTGGCGGGAAATATCAGGGACAGTACCTGGGCACCATCGGGGATATCGGTTGCATCAGCCTGGACGCCTATAAGGTCATTGGGACTGGCGAAGGCGGGTTGGTGCTCACCAATAATGAATGGATGTACACCAAGGCCCAGAGTTATCATGATGCGGCGGCCTGCTGGCGTCCTGACCGTTTCGCGCGGGAACGCAAACCGGGCGAGCTGTTTTGCGGCGAGAATTACCGGATGCCGGAGATGTGCGCTGCGGTGGGAATCGCTCAATTGAAGAAGCTGGACTGGATTTGCAATCAAACCCGTAGCGCCTGGAAGCAAATTCGCGCCGAAGCTAAACTGCCCTCCTGCGCGAAGTGGGTTGAAGCCAATGATGAAGACGGCGTATGCGGCTACAATCTGGGAATCTTGTTCGAAAACAATGACCAGGCGACCAAGGCCATTACGGCGGGAATCGGTCTCGGTGGGCTGGCGGCGGGCGATACCAAGGGCGTTCGGGACTGGCATGTCTACTGGAACTGGGAGCATATCCTGGAGCAGAAGACCGCCACCCCGGAAGGATGCCCGTTCAAATGCCCTCATGTCGGCAAACTACCCGCCTATAAGGCAGATATGTGTCCGAATACCCGTGACATTATGCGCCGGTTGGCGACACTGGCGATTGCGCCGACGATGACGGCTGAGACCACTGCGGTATTGGCTGCCAAATTATCCGCTGATCTCAAGAACCTGTTCTAG
- a CDS encoding TIM barrel protein: MTKVDVLIDLFFKDLPFGQRVGKIAECGYRYIETWGGGDAAVLKEMADAGKGSGVELVSIVMNFASQDDVAPILKENLPRFMEQMDRYSDNALAAGCQQGIVTTGQSVGGRNYQEQRSALVHALREAGKMASAKGFRLNLEVLNTEVDHPGYFLDCPKEGVAIVKEVGLENVRMLYDIYHMGIMTGNLTAFIEQNIQWIGHFHSAGIPGRHELFDGETNYPFILNKIEKAGYQGYVGLEYFPLLACPETLVKTKAYLSSTSIARNV; encoded by the coding sequence ATGACTAAAGTTGATGTTCTGATTGATTTATTTTTCAAAGACCTGCCCTTCGGGCAGAGGGTGGGGAAGATCGCGGAGTGCGGTTACCGCTATATTGAGACCTGGGGAGGCGGGGATGCCGCCGTCCTTAAGGAGATGGCGGATGCGGGAAAAGGTTCAGGAGTCGAACTGGTCAGCATCGTGATGAATTTCGCGAGCCAGGATGATGTGGCGCCGATTCTCAAGGAAAACCTCCCGCGGTTCATGGAGCAGATGGATCGCTATTCAGACAACGCGCTGGCCGCAGGTTGTCAACAGGGCATTGTGACGACTGGTCAGTCGGTCGGGGGCCGGAACTATCAGGAGCAGCGTTCGGCCTTGGTCCATGCCCTGCGTGAAGCCGGGAAAATGGCGTCGGCCAAAGGCTTCCGCCTGAACCTGGAAGTGCTCAATACCGAGGTGGATCACCCGGGCTATTTCCTGGACTGCCCGAAAGAAGGGGTGGCCATCGTCAAGGAGGTGGGGTTGGAGAACGTCAGAATGCTTTATGACATCTATCACATGGGCATCATGACCGGCAACCTGACGGCCTTCATCGAGCAGAATATCCAGTGGATCGGGCATTTCCATTCAGCTGGAATTCCCGGGCGTCACGAGCTGTTCGATGGGGAGACCAATTACCCGTTTATTCTTAATAAGATTGAGAAGGCGGGCTACCAGGGTTATGTGGGATTGGAATATTTCCCGCTGCTGGCCTGCCCGGAAACACTCGTCAAAACAAAGGCATATCTTTCTAGTACCTCCATAGCAAGAAATGTATAG
- a CDS encoding TIM barrel protein yields MQGTFRFSFGPWNIHEGADPFGPQVRGSLTFAKKLDYYKKLGFDGVQFHDDDVVPNMNELTPAAIITEAGKVKALLDQHGLVPEFVAPRLWEDARTTDGGYTSNSAAERQFALDRSMRTIDIARALGTKNIVLWLAREGTYIRESKDSVTSALRIAEAVQKMLDYDKTIRVMIESKPNEPMDHTYIPTIGHAIGLGLLTNDPARVGCLIESAHAILAGLDPSDEMGYALAHKKLWSVHLNDQNGLKFDQDKTFGSVDLRRAFNQVRILDRHGFGNNGEWVGLDVKAMRTQKVPAVSHLSNSREIFMNLLEVSRSLDEKQIEALIAERDYEGLDLLIMQALLGKRGRK; encoded by the coding sequence ATGCAAGGAACATTCAGATTTTCATTCGGTCCGTGGAACATTCATGAAGGAGCGGATCCCTTTGGCCCGCAGGTTCGGGGCAGTTTGACGTTTGCCAAGAAGTTGGACTATTACAAAAAACTCGGTTTTGACGGGGTTCAATTCCACGACGACGATGTGGTGCCCAATATGAACGAGCTGACGCCTGCGGCCATCATCACCGAGGCCGGCAAGGTTAAGGCGTTGCTCGACCAGCATGGGCTCGTGCCCGAGTTTGTGGCCCCCCGCTTGTGGGAGGATGCCCGGACGACGGATGGGGGATACACCTCCAACAGTGCCGCTGAGCGCCAGTTCGCCCTTGACCGCTCGATGCGCACGATTGATATCGCCCGGGCCCTTGGCACGAAGAACATCGTTCTCTGGCTCGCCCGTGAAGGAACCTATATCCGGGAATCCAAGGATTCCGTCACCTCCGCCTTGCGTATTGCCGAGGCGGTTCAGAAAATGCTCGACTATGACAAGACCATTCGCGTGATGATCGAGTCGAAGCCCAATGAGCCCATGGATCATACCTATATCCCGACCATTGGCCATGCGATCGGACTTGGGTTGCTAACGAATGATCCCGCCCGGGTCGGTTGCCTGATTGAGAGTGCCCACGCCATCCTGGCCGGGCTCGATCCTTCCGATGAAATGGGCTATGCGCTGGCACATAAGAAGTTGTGGAGCGTTCACCTGAACGACCAGAACGGCTTGAAGTTTGACCAGGACAAGACCTTTGGTTCGGTCGATTTGCGCCGCGCCTTCAACCAGGTTCGTATCCTCGACCGCCATGGGTTCGGGAATAACGGCGAGTGGGTCGGATTGGATGTCAAGGCGATGCGGACCCAGAAAGTTCCGGCCGTCAGCCATCTGTCCAATAGCCGGGAAATCTTCATGAATCTGCTTGAGGTGTCCCGCTCGCTGGACGAGAAGCAGATCGAAGCCCTGATCGCAGAACGGGATTATGAAGGGTTGGACCTCCTGATTATGCAGGCCCTGCTTGGGAAAAGAGGCCGGAAATGA
- a CDS encoding Gfo/Idh/MocA family oxidoreductase, with translation MINVGVIGTGYIGPIHLEALRRVEGVRIKSVCDINLELARQAARKYDIPNAVDNPESILNDTGIDVIHNCTPNKFHYPINKLALERGKHVLSEKPLAMNLAEAAELAELAEKKGLVNGVNFCYRYYPIVQEMAVRVRRGDLGSVRMVSGSYYQDWLSRVTDYSWRLERSESGESNITADLGSHWFDLVQFVTGLSVEQVMADFASIIPKRQKPRKQVLAFAQAADSATEEVNVQLEDYSATLFRLSNGAPGSFSTCEACAGRKSDTEFQIYGSECSMAWNHKHSTELWIGHRERPNEILTEAPALLDKSIARYATLPGGHPLGYHDAELNLFRDFYNAVKGEPLVSPVSRPDFRTGYDEMKILAALVESNKTRQWKKINWK, from the coding sequence ATGATTAACGTCGGGGTGATTGGAACCGGTTATATCGGCCCGATCCACCTTGAGGCCCTGCGCCGGGTGGAAGGGGTCCGGATCAAGTCGGTCTGCGATATCAATCTCGAGTTGGCCCGGCAGGCGGCCCGGAAATATGATATTCCCAATGCCGTCGATAACCCCGAAAGCATCTTGAACGACACGGGAATCGACGTCATCCATAATTGTACGCCGAACAAGTTCCACTACCCCATCAATAAGCTGGCACTCGAGCGGGGCAAGCATGTGCTGTCGGAAAAACCACTGGCTATGAATCTGGCCGAGGCGGCGGAATTGGCGGAACTCGCGGAGAAGAAGGGGTTGGTGAATGGTGTCAATTTCTGTTACCGCTACTATCCGATAGTGCAGGAAATGGCGGTCAGGGTCAGGCGCGGCGACCTGGGGTCAGTGCGGATGGTCAGCGGCTCCTATTATCAGGACTGGCTCTCCCGGGTGACGGATTATTCCTGGCGTCTGGAACGGTCGGAGAGCGGGGAATCAAACATCACGGCCGATCTGGGCAGCCATTGGTTTGATCTGGTCCAGTTCGTTACCGGACTTTCGGTGGAACAGGTGATGGCCGATTTCGCCTCGATTATTCCCAAGCGACAAAAGCCCCGCAAGCAAGTGTTGGCCTTTGCCCAGGCGGCTGATTCAGCGACCGAAGAAGTCAATGTGCAGTTGGAAGACTACTCGGCCACCTTGTTCCGGCTTTCCAATGGAGCACCGGGCTCGTTTTCCACCTGTGAGGCCTGTGCCGGCCGTAAGTCGGATACAGAGTTTCAGATTTATGGCAGCGAATGCTCCATGGCCTGGAACCACAAGCATTCGACGGAACTGTGGATTGGTCATCGGGAACGGCCCAACGAGATCCTTACAGAGGCACCCGCCTTGCTGGACAAGAGCATCGCGCGGTACGCGACATTGCCGGGTGGGCATCCGCTGGGGTACCACGATGCGGAATTGAATCTCTTCAGGGACTTTTACAATGCCGTCAAAGGTGAGCCGCTGGTGTCGCCCGTCTCCCGTCCGGATTTCAGGACCGGCTATGACGAGATGAAAATCCTGGCGGCCCTTGTTGAGAGCAATAAGACGCGGCAATGGAAGAAGATCAACTGGAAATAA
- a CDS encoding glycoside hydrolase family 2 TIM barrel-domain containing protein: protein MRQSIQVNGPWHFQMDVADVGLKETWYAPKYKRETWSAVAVPGAWDCYEEALRNYEGIGWYSATFTSPGLDKAGECRLVFGRVMYHSTVWVNGRKVGENANGYLPFAFDVTAWMKVGQDNEVVIRVDNRPRVEWLPGAPVIEWVQYGGILEPVRLEVRPAIFIQNYDFNAVPEGQGGLLNAGFEIKNNSRKSFQGTLHVKVVAGRKTATQCVPVTCPARSSVSLPIGMHLATAAHWSPDTPVLHGCEASLVTAGNQVIDTIKDRFGVRSIATQGSQILLNGKPIAIKGVNRYDEYGDYGPNPPADILDKELRLLKASGVNCIRVHYPQSPELLRLYDEHGFMMMEEVPLNWWGNNWWPDRKKVPQRMTILAPAMAALEGMIRRDRNHPCVIAWSMANECATYTRIGTTVMRRLMRRARELDPSRLVTFVVANDVRPHKAAAQADLICTNVYYGLHNGEVARRISQIRTLVYEPTKRHLQEHAAAFPGKPIVVAEFGMRSICGLSGTTDYTEDFHAAYLEAVFRAMSEVKEVAGGMLWSWADYRHRRDMIQYAPYGPYGVVTLDRKPKRSLQVMAKWYLKTKPVKR, encoded by the coding sequence ATGAGGCAATCCATTCAAGTCAATGGCCCGTGGCATTTTCAAATGGATGTGGCTGATGTCGGCCTGAAGGAGACGTGGTATGCCCCGAAGTACAAGCGTGAAACATGGAGTGCCGTGGCGGTCCCCGGCGCGTGGGATTGTTATGAGGAAGCCCTTCGCAACTATGAAGGGATAGGCTGGTATTCCGCCACGTTCACGTCGCCAGGCTTGGATAAGGCTGGCGAGTGTCGCCTCGTATTCGGGCGGGTGATGTATCACTCCACCGTGTGGGTAAATGGCCGGAAGGTGGGCGAAAACGCGAATGGCTACCTGCCGTTCGCGTTTGACGTTACCGCATGGATGAAGGTCGGACAGGATAACGAGGTGGTGATCAGAGTCGATAACCGGCCTCGGGTAGAGTGGTTGCCAGGCGCGCCGGTCATTGAATGGGTGCAATACGGAGGCATCCTGGAGCCCGTGAGGCTGGAGGTCCGGCCGGCCATTTTTATCCAAAATTATGATTTCAACGCGGTGCCGGAGGGGCAGGGCGGACTGCTGAACGCCGGTTTCGAGATCAAGAATAATTCCCGGAAGTCTTTTCAAGGGACGCTCCATGTGAAGGTCGTCGCCGGGAGGAAAACCGCAACGCAGTGCGTGCCGGTGACCTGTCCGGCCCGAAGTAGTGTATCCCTGCCTATCGGGATGCATTTGGCGACGGCGGCCCACTGGTCTCCTGACACGCCGGTATTACACGGGTGTGAAGCAAGCCTGGTGACTGCTGGAAATCAGGTGATCGACACCATCAAGGACCGTTTTGGCGTCCGGTCGATTGCCACGCAAGGTTCACAGATCCTGCTCAACGGAAAGCCGATAGCCATCAAGGGGGTCAATCGGTACGATGAATATGGCGACTATGGCCCCAATCCCCCCGCTGATATTCTGGACAAGGAGCTTCGCTTATTGAAGGCCAGCGGGGTCAATTGCATCCGTGTGCATTATCCGCAAAGTCCCGAGTTGCTTCGCCTTTATGATGAGCATGGCTTCATGATGATGGAAGAGGTACCACTGAATTGGTGGGGGAACAACTGGTGGCCGGATAGGAAGAAGGTTCCCCAGCGCATGACTATTCTGGCCCCGGCCATGGCGGCCCTTGAAGGCATGATTCGTCGTGACCGGAATCACCCCTGTGTGATTGCCTGGAGTATGGCGAATGAGTGTGCCACCTATACGCGCATCGGGACCACGGTGATGCGCCGCCTGATGCGGAGGGCACGGGAGTTGGACCCTTCCCGTCTGGTCACTTTTGTGGTGGCAAATGATGTGCGTCCGCACAAGGCCGCCGCGCAAGCGGACCTGATCTGCACCAATGTTTATTATGGTCTCCACAATGGCGAGGTGGCCCGGCGGATCAGCCAGATCAGGACGTTGGTCTATGAGCCAACGAAGCGCCATCTCCAGGAACACGCGGCGGCCTTCCCGGGTAAACCGATTGTGGTGGCTGAGTTCGGCATGCGCAGTATCTGTGGCTTGTCCGGAACAACGGACTACACAGAGGATTTTCATGCCGCATATCTGGAAGCGGTATTTCGCGCCATGTCGGAAGTAAAAGAGGTGGCAGGCGGGATGTTGTGGTCCTGGGCCGATTACCGTCATCGGCGAGACATGATCCAGTATGCACCCTACGGCCCTTATGGCGTGGTGACGCTGGACCGGAAGCCGAAGCGGTCCTTGCAGGTGATGGCGAAATGGTATTTGAAAACAAAGCCAGTGAAACGGTGA